The proteins below are encoded in one region of Lactuca sativa cultivar Salinas chromosome 3, Lsat_Salinas_v11, whole genome shotgun sequence:
- the LOC111894289 gene encoding ubiquitin-conjugating enzyme E2-17 kDa, protein MASKRILKELKDLQKDPPTSCSAGPVAEDMFHWQATIMGPPDSPYAGGVFLVTIHFPPDYPFKPPKVAFRTKVFHPNINSNGSICLDILKEQWSPALTISKVLLSICSLLTDPNPDDPLVPEIAHMYKTDRSKYETTARSWTQKYAMG, encoded by the exons ATGGCTTCGAAGCGGATCTTGAAAGAACTCAAGGATCTTCAGAAAGATCCTCCGACCTCTTGCAGCGCAG GCCCAGTGGCAGAAGACATGTTTCACTGGCAAGCTACAATCATGGGGCCACCTGACAGCCCTTATGCTGGTGGAGTTTTTCTAGTTACTATCCATTTCCCTCCGGATTATCCATTTAAGCCACCTAAG GTGGCTTTCAGGACAAAGGTTTTCCATCCAAACATCAACAGCAATGGCAGCATTTGTCTTGATATTTTGAAGGAACAGTGGAGCCCAGCTTTAACCATTTCCAAG GTTTTATTGTCGATTTGCTCGTTGTTGACGGACCCCAACCCTGATGACCCTCTTGTGCCTGAGATTGCTCACATGTATAAGACGGATAGGAGCAAGTATGAGACAACTGCACGAAGCTGGACACAAAAGTATGCCATGGGCTAG